One part of the Raphanus sativus cultivar WK10039 chromosome 7, ASM80110v3, whole genome shotgun sequence genome encodes these proteins:
- the LOC108817585 gene encoding calcium-dependent protein kinase 30, with protein MGNCIACVNFDPEAEAAAADSKKQTKNQKNKKRHVRKPNTYHDPDGLRSHGPIRVLPDVPMSHRTQISDKYILGRELGRGEFGITYLCTDRETREALACKSISKRKLRTAVDVEDVRREVTIMSTIPDHPNVVKLKATYEDNENVHLVMELCEGGELFDRIVARGHYTERAAATVARTIAEVVKMCHMNGVMHRDLKPENFLFANKKENSALKAIDFGLSVLFKPGERFTEIVGSPYYMAPEVLKRDYGPEVDVWSAGVILYILLCGVPPFWAETEQGVALAILRGVLDFKRDPWSQISDSAKSLVKQMLNPDPTKRLTAQQVLDHPWIQNAKKAPNVPLGDIVRSRLKQFSMMNRLKKKALRVIAEHLSIQEVEVIRDMFTLMDDDNDGKITYPELRAGLKKVGSQLGEPEIKMLMEVADVNGNGCLDYGEFVAVIIHLQKMENDEHFRQAFMFFDKDGSGYIESDELRRALTDELGEPDNSVLIDIMREVDTDKDGRINYDEFVVMMKAGTDWRKASRQYSRERFKSLSINLMKDGSLHLHDALTGQSIAV; from the exons ATGGGTAACTGCATCGCCTGCGTGAACTTTGACCCTGAAGCTGAAGCAGCTGCAGCAGACTcaaaaaaacaaaccaagaaccaaaaaaacaagaaacgACATGTCCGAAAACCAAACACCTACCACGATCCCGACGGTCTGAGATCCCACGGTCCCATACGCGTCCTCCCCGACGTCCCCATGAGCCACCGGACTCAGATCAGCGACAAGTACATCCTAGGACGCGAGCTCGGCCGCGGCGAGTTCGGGATCACCTACCTCTGCACCGACCGCGAGACGCGCGAGGCCCTGGCTTGCAAGTCCATCTCCAAGCGGAAGCTCCGGACCGCCGTCGACGTGGAGGACGTCCGCCGCGAGGTCACCATCATGTCCACCATCCCCGATCACCCCAACGTGGTCAAACTCAAGGCGACGTACGAGGACAACGAGAACGTGCACCTCGTGATGGAGCTCTGCGAAGGAGGCGAGCTTTTTGACCGGATCGTCGCCAGGGGGCATTACACGGAGCGCGCGGCGGCCACCGTGGCGAGGACCATCGCTGAGGTCGTGAAGATGTGTCATATGAATGGTGTTATGCATAGGGACTTGAAGCCTGAGAACTTCTTGTTCGCTAACAAGAAGGAGAACTCTGCGCTTAAGGCCATTGACTTTGGCTTATCCGTGCTCTTCAAGCCTG gagagaggtttacagaGATTGTGGGGAGTCCATATTACATGGCACCAGAAGTGTTGAAGAGAGATTATGGACCAGAGGTTGATGTGTGGAGCGCAGGAGTTATCCTCTACATCTTGCTCTGTGGTGTTCCTCCCTTTTGGGCTG AGACTGAACAAGGTGTGGCACTTGCAATCTTGAGGGGAGTTCTTGATTTCAAGAGAGATCCATGGTCTCAGATATCTGATAGCGCAAAGAGCCTTGTGAAGCAGATGCTGAACCCTGATCCCACCAAGCGTTTGACTGCTCAGCAAGTTCTTG atcaTCCTTGGATACAGAATGCGAAGAAAGCTCCAAATGTTCCTTTAGGGGATATAGTTAGGTCAAGgttgaagcaattctccatgatGAATAGATTGAAAAAGAAAGCTCTGCGT GTAATAGCTGAGCACTTGTCTATTCAAGAAGTTGAAGTGATAAGAGACATGTTTACACTGATGGATGATGACAACGACGGTAAAATAACCTATCCAGAACTCAGAGCTGGACTAAAGAAAGTTGGTTCACAACTAGGTGAACCAGAGATCAAAATGTTGATGGAAgtg GCGGATGTTAATGGAAATGGATGCCTGGACTATGGAGAGTTTGTAGCAGTGATAATACACTTGCAGAAGATGGAGAATGATGAACATTTCAGACAAGCTTTTATGTTCTTTGACAAAGATGGAAGTGGATACATCGAATCAGATGAACTAAGAAGAGCTCTAACAGATGAGTTGGGTGAACCAGACAACAGTGTCCTAATCGACATAATGCGTGAAGTTGACACTGACAAG GATGGGCGTATAAACTATGATGAGTTTGTGGTGATGATGAAAGCTGGAACTGATTGGAGAAAGGCATCAAGACAATACTCAAGAGAGAGATTCAAGAGCTTAAGCATAAACTTGATGAAAGATGGGTCATTGCATCTACATGATGCTCTCACTGGACAATCTATTGCTGTTTGA
- the LOC108817583 gene encoding isochorismate synthase 1, chloroplastic isoform X1, translating to MASLQLSSHFLGKNTTKHNSVSISHSYSQTPFTRLFSRKIKFQKFMSCSMSMNGCHGDFKTPLGTIETRTMAAVLSPTAATERLISAVSELKSQPPPFSSGVVRLQVPIEQQIGAIDWLQAQNETHPRCFFSRRSDVGRPDLLLDLASQNENGNGNGGSSDRDLVSVAGIGSAVFFRDLDPFSHDDWRSIRRFLSSKSPLIRAYGGMRFDPNGKISVEWEPFGAFYFAVPQVEFNEFGGSSMLAATLAWDDELSWTLENAIESLQETMLQVVSSVVMRLRRESLGVSVLSKNHVPTKGAYYPAVEKALEIIKHKSSSLSKVVLARNSRVITDVDIDPIAWLAQLQSEGQDAYQFCLQPPGAPAFIGNTPERLFQRNQLGVCSEALAATRPRSASTTRDMEIERDLLTSPKDDLEFSIVRENIREKLNSICDQVVVKPQKTVRKLARVQHLYSQLAGKLRREDDEFDILAALHPTPAVCGLPAEEARLLIKEIESFDRGMYAGPIGFFGGGESEFAVGIRSALVEKGLGALIYAGTGIVAGSNPTSEWNELDLKISQFTKSIEYKAAATTTTLQTIN from the exons ATGGCTTCACTTCAACTCTCTTCTCATTTTCTGGGCAAAAACACTACAAAACACAACTCCGTTTCCATCTCCCATAGCTACTCCCAAACCCCATTCACCAGATTATTCTCCCGCAAG ataaaatttcAGAAGTTTATGTCGTGTTCCATGTCCATGAATGGATGCCATGGCGATTTCAAGACGCCACTTGGTACAATTGAGACGAGGACCATGGCGGCTGTTTTATCTCCAACTGCCGCCACTGAGAGACTAATCTCCGCCGTCTCCGAGTTGAAATCTCAACCTCCGCCGTTTTCCTCCGGCGTCGTCCGGTTACAG gtGCCAATTGAGCAGCAAATCGGAGCAATCGACTGGCTTCAAGCCCAGAACGAGACTCACCCTCGCTGCTTCTTCTCTCGCCGCAGCGACGTCGGTCGTCCCGATCTCCTCCTCGACTTGGCGAGCCAGAACGAGAACGGTAACGGTAACGGAGGCTCATCAGATCGCGATCTGGTCAGCGTCGCCGGCATCGGTTCCGCAGTGTTCTTCCGTGACCTAGATCCCTTCTCTCACGATGACTGGAGGTCCATCCGAAG GTTTCTGTCGTCTAAGTCGCCTCTGATCCGTGCCTATGGAGGCATGAGGTTTGATCCCAACGGAAAAATCTCTGTGGAATGGGAACCCTTTGGTGCTTTTTACTTTGCAGTGCCTCAG GTTGAGTTTAATGAGTTTGGGGGAAGCTCAATGTTGGCTGCAACTCTTGCTTGGGACGATGAACTCTCCTGGACGCTTGAGAATGCTATTGAATCACTTCAGGAGACTATGCTTCAG GTTGTTTCTTCTGTTGTGATGAGGCTACGAAGGGAGTCTTTAGGAGTATCTGTTCTTAGCAAGAATCATGTTCCCACCAAAGGAGCGTATTACCCTGCTGTTGAGAAGGCTTTGGAGATTATTAAGCACAAGAGTTCATCTCTTAGCAAG GTTGTGCTTGCTCGCAACAGCAGGGTTATAACAGATGTTGACATTGATCCCATTGCTTGGCTTGCACAGTTACAG AGTGAAGGGCAGGATGCTTATCAGTTTTGTCTGCAACCACCTGGTGCACCTGCTTTTATTGGGAACACG CCTGAGAGACTTTTCCAAAGGAATCAGTTAGGTGTGTGCAGTGAAGCTCTGGCTGCAACTAGGCCTAGATCTGCTTCGACGACACGTGATATGGAGATAGAGCGTGACTTACTAACCAG CCCCAAAGACGACCTTGAGTTCTCTATTGTACGAGAGAATATAAGAGAAAAGCTAAAC TCTATATGTGACCAGGTAGTTGTTAAGCCTCAGAAAACTGTGAGGAAGCTTGCAAGAGTGCAGCATCTATATTCTCAATTGGCGGGGAAGCTTAGGAGGGAAGATGACGAG TTTGACATCTTGGCTGCTCTGCATCCAACCCCAGCTGTTTGTGGGCTTCCAGCTGAAGAAGCCAGGCTTTTGATTAAGGAAATAG AATCATTCGATAGAGGAATGTACGCCGGACCTATTGGTTTCTTTGGTGGTGGAGAGAGTGAGTTTGCAGTTGGGATCAGATCAGCTCTAGTCGAAAAG GGTCTTGGGGCATTGATATACGCGGGGACAGGGATAGTAGCAGGAAGCAACCCAACCTCAGAGTGGAATGAACTTGACCTAAAGATATCTCAG TTCACCAAGTCAATTGAGTATAAGGCAGCAGCAACAACTACAACTCTGCAGACAATTAATTGA
- the LOC130494397 gene encoding mini zinc finger protein 1: MKKRQMVIKQRSQISNTSSSWTTTTSSAISNVRYVECQKNHAANIGGYAVDGCREFMASGDAGTDEALRCAACGCHRNFHRKEVDTEVVCEYSPPNA, encoded by the coding sequence ATGAAGAAGAGACAGATGGTAATAAAACAAAGATCACAAATCTCTAACACGTCGTCGTCTTGGACTACTACTACTTCATCGGCGATCAGTAACGTCCGTTACGTGGAGTGTCAAAAGAATCACGCTGCTAACATCGGAGGCTACGCCGTTGACGGTTGCCGTGAGTTTATGGCCTCTGGCGATGCAGGAACCGATGAAGCTTTGAGATGCGCCGCTTGTGGTTGTCATCGAAATTTTCACCGGAAGGAAGTCGATACGGAGGTTGTTTGTGAGTACTCTCCACCTAACGCTTGA
- the LOC108817583 gene encoding isochorismate synthase 1, chloroplastic isoform X2: MASLQLSSHFLGKNTTKHNSVSISHSYSQTPFTRLFSRKKFMSCSMSMNGCHGDFKTPLGTIETRTMAAVLSPTAATERLISAVSELKSQPPPFSSGVVRLQVPIEQQIGAIDWLQAQNETHPRCFFSRRSDVGRPDLLLDLASQNENGNGNGGSSDRDLVSVAGIGSAVFFRDLDPFSHDDWRSIRRFLSSKSPLIRAYGGMRFDPNGKISVEWEPFGAFYFAVPQVEFNEFGGSSMLAATLAWDDELSWTLENAIESLQETMLQVVSSVVMRLRRESLGVSVLSKNHVPTKGAYYPAVEKALEIIKHKSSSLSKVVLARNSRVITDVDIDPIAWLAQLQSEGQDAYQFCLQPPGAPAFIGNTPERLFQRNQLGVCSEALAATRPRSASTTRDMEIERDLLTSPKDDLEFSIVRENIREKLNSICDQVVVKPQKTVRKLARVQHLYSQLAGKLRREDDEFDILAALHPTPAVCGLPAEEARLLIKEIESFDRGMYAGPIGFFGGGESEFAVGIRSALVEKGLGALIYAGTGIVAGSNPTSEWNELDLKISQFTKSIEYKAAATTTTLQTIN; the protein is encoded by the exons ATGGCTTCACTTCAACTCTCTTCTCATTTTCTGGGCAAAAACACTACAAAACACAACTCCGTTTCCATCTCCCATAGCTACTCCCAAACCCCATTCACCAGATTATTCTCCCGCAAG AAGTTTATGTCGTGTTCCATGTCCATGAATGGATGCCATGGCGATTTCAAGACGCCACTTGGTACAATTGAGACGAGGACCATGGCGGCTGTTTTATCTCCAACTGCCGCCACTGAGAGACTAATCTCCGCCGTCTCCGAGTTGAAATCTCAACCTCCGCCGTTTTCCTCCGGCGTCGTCCGGTTACAG gtGCCAATTGAGCAGCAAATCGGAGCAATCGACTGGCTTCAAGCCCAGAACGAGACTCACCCTCGCTGCTTCTTCTCTCGCCGCAGCGACGTCGGTCGTCCCGATCTCCTCCTCGACTTGGCGAGCCAGAACGAGAACGGTAACGGTAACGGAGGCTCATCAGATCGCGATCTGGTCAGCGTCGCCGGCATCGGTTCCGCAGTGTTCTTCCGTGACCTAGATCCCTTCTCTCACGATGACTGGAGGTCCATCCGAAG GTTTCTGTCGTCTAAGTCGCCTCTGATCCGTGCCTATGGAGGCATGAGGTTTGATCCCAACGGAAAAATCTCTGTGGAATGGGAACCCTTTGGTGCTTTTTACTTTGCAGTGCCTCAG GTTGAGTTTAATGAGTTTGGGGGAAGCTCAATGTTGGCTGCAACTCTTGCTTGGGACGATGAACTCTCCTGGACGCTTGAGAATGCTATTGAATCACTTCAGGAGACTATGCTTCAG GTTGTTTCTTCTGTTGTGATGAGGCTACGAAGGGAGTCTTTAGGAGTATCTGTTCTTAGCAAGAATCATGTTCCCACCAAAGGAGCGTATTACCCTGCTGTTGAGAAGGCTTTGGAGATTATTAAGCACAAGAGTTCATCTCTTAGCAAG GTTGTGCTTGCTCGCAACAGCAGGGTTATAACAGATGTTGACATTGATCCCATTGCTTGGCTTGCACAGTTACAG AGTGAAGGGCAGGATGCTTATCAGTTTTGTCTGCAACCACCTGGTGCACCTGCTTTTATTGGGAACACG CCTGAGAGACTTTTCCAAAGGAATCAGTTAGGTGTGTGCAGTGAAGCTCTGGCTGCAACTAGGCCTAGATCTGCTTCGACGACACGTGATATGGAGATAGAGCGTGACTTACTAACCAG CCCCAAAGACGACCTTGAGTTCTCTATTGTACGAGAGAATATAAGAGAAAAGCTAAAC TCTATATGTGACCAGGTAGTTGTTAAGCCTCAGAAAACTGTGAGGAAGCTTGCAAGAGTGCAGCATCTATATTCTCAATTGGCGGGGAAGCTTAGGAGGGAAGATGACGAG TTTGACATCTTGGCTGCTCTGCATCCAACCCCAGCTGTTTGTGGGCTTCCAGCTGAAGAAGCCAGGCTTTTGATTAAGGAAATAG AATCATTCGATAGAGGAATGTACGCCGGACCTATTGGTTTCTTTGGTGGTGGAGAGAGTGAGTTTGCAGTTGGGATCAGATCAGCTCTAGTCGAAAAG GGTCTTGGGGCATTGATATACGCGGGGACAGGGATAGTAGCAGGAAGCAACCCAACCTCAGAGTGGAATGAACTTGACCTAAAGATATCTCAG TTCACCAAGTCAATTGAGTATAAGGCAGCAGCAACAACTACAACTCTGCAGACAATTAATTGA
- the LOC108817584 gene encoding uncharacterized protein LOC108817584 gives MAVNAPISSPAAHPRTQFLSNPVLPRFQRSYSAVKAPAAAFSVVSMAPQKKVNKYDAKWKKQWYGAGLFFEGSEEVNVDVFKKLEKRKVLSNVEKSGLLSKAEDLGVTLSSLEKLGVFSKAEELGLLSLLETLAGTSPAVLASAALPALTAAILALVLIPDDSTTLVVAQSVLAGALALGAVVLLVGSVVLDGLQEAD, from the exons ATGGCTGTCAACGCTCCCATATCGTCTCCGGCAGCTCACCCGCGAACACAGTTTCTCTCCAATCCCGTTCTCCCCCGCTTCCAACGGTCATACTCCGCCGTAAAAGCACCAGCCGCAGCCTTCTCCGTCGTCTCAATGGCTCCTCAGAAGAAg gtGAACAAATATGATGCCAAGTGGAAGAAACAATGGTACGGGGCGGGACTATTCTTCGAAGGAAGCGAAGAAGTAAACGTCGACGTTTTCAAGAAGCTTGAGAAGCGAAAAGTGCTGAGCAACGTTGAGAAATCTGGTCTTCTCTCGAAAGCAGAGGACTTGGGAGTCACATTGTCATCTCTTGAGAAGCTTGGTGTTTTCTCCAAAGCAGAGGAGCTCGGTCTTCTCAGTCTCCTTGAAACTCTAGCCGGTACATCCCCTGCGGTCTTGGCCTCGGCTGCACTCCCGGCTCTGACGGCTGCTATTCTAGCTCTGGTGCTGATTCCTGATGACTCTACTACTCTGGTGGTTGCTCAATCGGTTTTGGCTGGTGCTCTTGCGCTTGGAGCTGTTGTTTTGTTGGTTGGTTCTGTTGTTttggatggacttcaagaaGCTGACTGA